The Mobula hypostoma chromosome 1, sMobHyp1.1, whole genome shotgun sequence genome includes the window TTTTCCATCGCTTGAGTGCAAGACAAATCATTAACAACCTTTCAGGACCATTGTTTAATAATTTGAACAAAATTATTTTTCAGCACAAGTAtttcaagagtttcttaaaaaaggaaataaataaatatattttctttgtcGTTTGTCATACTCATTGTCTACTGAATTCTACCTTTTACAGTATACAAAATTTCATCGAAGAGTAAAACCTAGTAATTCTTGCCACATGGAGTTCATATTTACTCATGCACAAACCAATTTTCAAAAGTTTAGCTAAACAATCTTGGGTAAGCCTTAGTAGGTGTTTAGTTATGCCGAGCTAACTTTAATAAACATATGGTTTCAAAGTAAAAAATTCTATAAATAGGTGGTTTGTCTCCAACAATTATTTTGTAATAATTTTCAATTACGTTATAGAGCTCTGTGTCCTGTTTCCAGCAGCATACTTTCAACAAGGAATCTGGCCTTTTCTTCTATGTAAGGCTGGTACAGCCAGGAAGATAACTGTACCATCATAAGATCACAGCTATTAGTGTGGGCGATCTCTTGAACAATTAAACTCTTTAGCTGCAGTTCTTTTTGGTACATCTCCAGTAACTCAGCAGAGATTATATCTGAAACAGAAAGTGGTTAAATATCAAAAAAAGGTCATTTAACTTACAGCAGCAAGACTTCATACTTGTAATTTAAATGTAAAAGATTAAATTGATGATTTTATCATTTGTCAAAAGTTGTTCAGCCATGAAGTATTTTTTCTAGTCAACTAAAGTCGTTAGTAACTGGACATAAGACTCTGCTATTTGCTGTACTATACCTGGGCTCTGGACAGGTGGATTGATAACTTTAGTAGCAGGTGTAATTAATGGAAAACTGTAGGCATGGTCATTACGAGAGAAGGTGAAATTTAGGTTAAATTATGACTTGTAGGCCACCTTCCCTGTCATCTGGTATGCAAGTTATCATGGGCTGGGTATTGTAGAAAATAAATGTGTCAAGTTATTTGAAGGCATCAGATCCTAAGGAGCCACTCTACAAAACTGCAGGGGACAAGAAAGAATCAAGTGAATAATTTTAAAGCACTTTAGTATTTATGCAAAGCAAAAATGGGTGTTCACCAACAGGTGTATATTACTCTGTTTTCAAGTAAGCTTCATTTGCCTCATTTGAAAGTATATTTTTTAACTAACATAACCACAAAAAAAAAAATGGTATGGATTCCTGTAATTAGTTTTAGAATTGCAAAATACCCATCCATCAGTAGCTTGCAATTTAGTTACAATTCTACTTTTCCAAAGTACTAATGAAACCCTAGATTTTATTAATATTGAGAATGCTAATTATAGAAAATAATATTACATTTTGTGATAAGTTACCCTTACAGAAATATTTTGTGGGCCATGTGTGAAATAGAGGTATTGATCTTCCTGTTTCACCATAGTGGTAAGTGTCAAGATCATTTATTCCTTTCATAGTAGCACAAAGCTTTTCCATCTTCAATACCAATTTGTTCTGAAAAAGATTAAGTAAAGATTGTATTATGTGAACATGCATTTTACTCCAATTCTGTTAAGGCAACACTACCCTAGCTGTAAGAATACTCATCAGCTAGATAGCTAAGCAAATATAGTAGCTGAAACAAATTCAACACTTTTATTGATGACATTTGTGACTAGCAAAAAAGCTTTTAATTGCTTTAATTAATCAAATTCTATGgtaaatttatttttcaaataGTTCTAAATTTAAGAGGTttgttttggaaaatcagattaaTAGGTATATTACTCATAGGCAAGAAGCAAGAGAATActgcattggctttcataagta containing:
- the cinp gene encoding cyclin-dependent kinase 2-interacting protein isoform X2; the encoded protein is MTPRKPDLSNSSRKIKDNAADWHNLILKWESYNNEGFSLANKIVNIKLNHKSGETRQELSDDDFTVHHEKATLEYNKELEEHCTELLYFLDKMNKLVLKMEKLCATMKGINDLDTYHYGETGRSIPLFHTWPTKYFYIISAELLEMYQKELQLKSLIVQEIAHTNSCDLMMVQLSSWLYQPYIEEKARFLVESMLLETGHRAL
- the cinp gene encoding cyclin-dependent kinase 2-interacting protein isoform X1, producing the protein MEGLMTPRKPDLSNSSRKIKDNAADWHNLILKWESYNNEGFSLANKIVNIKLNHKSGETRQELSDDDFTVHHEKATLEYNKELEEHCTELLYFLDKMNKLVLKMEKLCATMKGINDLDTYHYGETGRSIPLFHTWPTKYFYIISAELLEMYQKELQLKSLIVQEIAHTNSCDLMMVQLSSWLYQPYIEEKARFLVESMLLETGHRAL